From Ureaplasma urealyticum serovar 8 str. ATCC 27618:
TTGAATTGAAGCAACTAAGCAAACTAGTAAAAATGATGGAATTAAGGTAAATCGTGGATATAAAGTAATAATTGATGAACCATCAGCAATTAAATTACCTAATGTTGGTGTATTTGGTAATGATAAACCAATGAAAGCAAGTGATGATTCGGCTAAAATTGCTCCTGGTATACTAAACACTAATTGTGTAATCATCATTGGTACTAAAATTGGTAAGAAATTTCAAATGATTCTTCATGCTTTTGTTCCTAATGTTTTTGAGGCAGCTACTCATAAGAAACTACGAGCACGTTTTACTTGTGAACGCATTTGGTTCGCCATTGCAATCCATCCTGAGAATGAAATCGCAAAGATCATTACTCCAAATGATGGTTTTAGAATAATTGTTAAGATCATTAAGATAATAATAGTTGGAACGTTTGTTAAGATTTTAATAATGAAAGTCATAATCTTATCAAACATTTCAAAATAACCCATTAAGATTCCTAAGGTTACCCCAACAACTAATTCAATAGCTGTTACAATGATTGCAATCCCCAATGAATAACGTAACCCTCATCATAACATTGCTCATAGATCGCGCCCATTATTGTCAGTCCCAAAAATGAAGCCATCTGTAAAATAATCTAAATAACGTTGATTAGGACGAAGTTCAGTTGGTGACCCTGTTGTAAAAGGAATAATAATTGCTAATATAAATAAAATAATAATAATTGCTAATCCAATCAATCCTGAAAAAGAACGCCCATAACGGTTGGCAAATTCACGGAATGGACGTGGACGGCCACCCATGTATGCATTATCTCTAAATTCAATTAAATTACCAATAATTTTTCATTGTTGATGTTGAAAAGGTTGTAAAAATTTATTTGGTGCATCAGAAACTAATTCATCAACAAATGATGAAGTGAGACTTTTTGATTTTTCTTTTAAATATTGTCCAAACTTAGCCATAAGCCTA
This genomic window contains:
- a CDS encoding ABC transporter permease, whose protein sequence is MAKFGQYLKEKSKSLTSSFVDELVSDAPNKFLQPFQHQQWKIIGNLIEFRDNAYMGGRPRPFREFANRYGRSFSGLIGLAIIIILFILAIIIPFTTGSPTELRPNQRYLDYFTDGFIFGTDNNGRDLWAMLWWGLRYSLGIAIIVTAIELVVGVTLGILMGYFEMFDKIMTFIIKILTNVPTIIILMILTIILKPSFGVMIFAISFSGWIAMANQMRSQVKRARSFLWVAASKTLGTKAWRIIWNFLPILVPMMITQLVFSIPGAILAESSLAFIGLSLPNTPTLGNLIADGSSIITLYPRFTLIPSFLLVCLVASIQLVGGATQDALRRQR